A section of the Castanea sativa cultivar Marrone di Chiusa Pesio chromosome 12, ASM4071231v1 genome encodes:
- the LOC142620316 gene encoding FRIGIDA-like protein 3, translating into MEDSVATLIDSTTTKIQQLQKAFAELESHRAITLNLKWKELEEHFHGLEKSLKRRFHELEDQEKEYESKTLEARELLEKKEAAVVAKEQASLERLQEKRDAAIFAIANAREKQRKVSSEESAVVTDVGQGGAPSMEEKPPDAMAAESNLEDIKVSSESGEAEVKLYPQLVTLCEDMDSKGLHTFISDNRKNLAAIREEIPLALKAAANPALLVLDSLEGFYHLEVPNLDGKKDSNLLGLRRTCIMLMECLSVLLTSPDLVSVPDFISEDIKKQAKAIVEEWKPKLDVLDMDASNGNSLEAHAFLQLLATFGVASDFNEEELSRLIPMVSRRRQTADLCRSLGLAAKMPGVIEVLVISGRQIDAVNLAFAFELTEQFSPVPLLKSYLKEARKASSPVKSGNTSPTAQNEVNDRELSALKVVLRCIEEHKLEEQYSVDPLQKRVLQLEKAKADKKRATEAAKPQPKRPCANSVGYGPRVTNVATDKTFYPRVADRYPQYVYDRPYVYPGPADNHCPPLMGSATYTLSPSHGNYFGKGYQYQAPYLH; encoded by the exons ATGGAAGATTCGGTTGCTACACTTATTGACTCTACAACCACAAAGATACAACAGCTCCAGAAAGCATTTGCTGAACTTGAAAGTCACCGGGCCATAACCCTTAACCTGAAATGgaaagaacttgaagaacatttcCATGGGCTTGAGAAATCCCTGAAAAGGCGTTTTCATGAGTTAGAAGACCAGGAAAAGGAGTACGAGAGCAAAACACTTGAAGCCCGAGAATTGTTGGAGAAGAAGGAAGCAGCAGTTGTGGCCAAGGAACAAGCTTCACTGGAGAGGCTTCAAGAGAAGCGAGATGCTGCTATATTCGCCATTGCGAATGCCCGAGAGAAGCAACGGAAAGTATCATCTGAGGAGTCTGCTGTTGTCACTGATGTGGGCCAAGGTGGGGCACCTAGCATGGAAGAGAAACCACCAGATGCCATGGCCGCTGAAAGTAACTTAGAAGACATAAAAGTTTCTTCTGAAAGTGGAGAGGCAGAGGTGAAGTTATATCCTCAGCTGGTTACACTTTGTGAAGATATGGACTCAAAAGGGCTTCACACCTTCATATCGGACAACCGTAAGAATCTTGCTGCCATAAGGGAGGAAATCCCACTAGCACTAAAGGCTGCTGCTAACCCTGCTCTTTTGGTTTTGGACTCTTTGGAAGGGTTTTATCACTTGGAAGTGCCCAATCTGGATGGAAAGAAGGATTCTAACTTATTGGGTCTCCGTCGGACATGTATCATGTTGATGGAATGTCTAAGTGTTCTGCTAACAAGCCCAGATCTAGTTTCTGTTCCTGATTTCATTTCAGAAGATATTAAGAAGCAGGCAAAGGCAATTGTTGAAGAATGGAAACCTAAGTTGGATGTTCTTGACATGGATGCTAGCAATGGGAACTCATTAGAGGCTCATGCATTTTTGCAACTTTTGGCTACATTTGGTGTTGCCTCTGATTTTAATGAGGAAGAATTGTCTAGGCTAATACCAATGGTTTCACGACGTCGCCAAACAGCTGACCTGTGTCGTTCCCTTGGATTGGCTGCAAAAATGCCAG GTGTAATTGAGGTTTTGGTAATTAGTGGAAGGCAAATTGATGCTGTTAACTTGGCTTTTGCATTTGAACTGACTGAGCAGTTCTCTCCTGTGCCTTTACTGAAATCTTACTTAAAGGAGGCTAGAAAAGCATCTTCACCTGTAAAATCTGGAAACACATCTCCTACAGCCCAG AATGAGGTTAACGACAGAGAGCTGAGTGCCCTAAAGGTTGTGCTCAGGTGCATTGAAGAGCATAAACTTGAGGAGCAATATTCGGTGGACCCACTCCAAAAACGCGTCCTCCAGTTAGAAAAGGCTAAGGCAGATAAGAAGAGGGCAACTGAAGCTGCAAAGCCTCAACCAAAGAGACCCTGTGCTAACAGTGTAGGATATGGGCCTCGTGTCACTAACGTTGCTACTGACAAGACTTTCTACCCCCGAGTCGCTGATAGGTATCCTCAGTACGTGTATGATAGACCCTATGTTTACCCTGGACCTGCTGACAACCATTGCCCTCCCCTAATGGGTTCTGCTACTTACACCCTATCTCCTAGTCATGGCAACTACTTTGGAAAAGGCTACCAGTACCAAGCCCCATATCTTCACTAG
- the LOC142620713 gene encoding heat shock 70 kDa protein 4-like: protein MGVVRIKISFEIDANGILNVSAEKITTGVRRQMTITNDKARLSAEEIERIVQDAKRFKAENDDHRKKIKAKEALENFAYIMRTTINDEKIGSKLDPAFKQRIEDAIEEAIQWLDDLQLVDSQLYHDKLKWLESICSPINISGKQ from the coding sequence ATGGGTGTTGTTCggataaaaattagttttgaaaTTGATGCTAATGGCATCTTAAATGTTTCTGCTGAGAAGATCACCACTGGTGTGAGGAGGCAGATGACTATCACCAATGACAAGGCAAGGCTGTCCGCTGAAGAGATTGAGAGGATTGTCCAAGACGCAAAGCGATTCAAGGCTGAAAATGATGATCACAGGAAGAAGATTAAGGCTAAGGAAGCTCTGGAGAACTTTGCCTATATCATGAGGACTACTATCAATGATGAGAAGATTGGTTCCAAGCTTGACCCTGCATTTAAGCAAAGGATTGAAGATGCTATTGAAGAGGCGATTCAATGGTTAGATGATCTCCAGCTCGTGGATTCACAACTGTATCATGACAAGCTGAAGTGGCTTGAGAGCATTTGCAGTCCCATCAACATTTCTGGAAAGCAATAA